A portion of the Pseudomonas sp. GR 6-02 genome contains these proteins:
- a CDS encoding efflux transporter outer membrane subunit, with protein sequence MPRRINRALKTLSVLALTLAISGCIGTGGIAPQGKALEANSLATDEAIQSAARDAHWPTAQWWQAYGDPQLNRWISLALQDSPNMAMAAARVRQARSMAGIAESAESLQINGQSTLKRHNWPTDQFYGPGELANTTTWDNNAALGFSYALDLWGRESNATERAVDMAHMSAAEARQAQLELQNNIVRAYIELSLHYAQRDIVAATLKQQQQILDLAQKRLDGGIGTHFEVSQAETPLPETHRQLDALDEEIALSRNQLAALAGKGPGEGAQLQRPTLSLGTALKLPSSLPAQLLGQRPDVVASRWQVAAQARGIDVAHAGFYPNVDLVGSLGYMATGGGALEFLTGKKLNYSVGPAITLPIFDGGRLRSELGEASAGYDIAVAKYNQTLVNALKNISDQLIRRESMDKQQTFAAESVATAQKTYDIAMIAYQRGLTDYLNVLNAQTLLFKQQQVQQQVQAARLSAHAELVTALGGGLGAGNDVPSAEKTLPPKTPSLLK encoded by the coding sequence GTGCCGCGTCGCATCAACAGAGCGCTCAAGACGCTCAGTGTTTTGGCTTTAACCCTGGCAATCAGCGGCTGCATCGGAACCGGCGGTATTGCCCCACAAGGCAAGGCACTGGAGGCCAATTCACTGGCCACCGACGAAGCCATCCAGAGCGCCGCCCGGGACGCTCACTGGCCCACCGCCCAATGGTGGCAGGCCTACGGCGACCCGCAACTGAACCGCTGGATCTCCCTCGCCCTGCAAGACAGTCCGAACATGGCCATGGCCGCCGCGCGAGTGCGTCAGGCCCGTTCCATGGCGGGTATCGCCGAGTCCGCCGAGTCGCTGCAGATCAATGGCCAGTCGACCCTCAAACGCCACAACTGGCCCACCGATCAGTTCTACGGCCCCGGTGAGTTGGCCAACACCACCACTTGGGACAACAACGCCGCGCTGGGCTTCAGCTATGCCCTCGACCTCTGGGGGCGCGAAAGCAACGCCACCGAGCGAGCGGTGGACATGGCGCACATGAGCGCTGCCGAAGCACGGCAGGCCCAGCTCGAATTGCAGAACAACATCGTGCGCGCCTACATCGAACTCTCGTTGCATTACGCGCAACGGGACATCGTCGCGGCCACCTTGAAGCAGCAACAACAAATCCTCGACCTGGCGCAAAAACGCCTGGACGGTGGCATCGGCACGCACTTCGAAGTCAGCCAGGCCGAAACGCCGCTACCGGAAACCCATCGCCAGCTTGATGCGCTGGATGAAGAAATCGCCCTCAGCCGTAACCAGCTCGCGGCCTTGGCCGGCAAGGGACCGGGGGAGGGCGCGCAGTTGCAACGGCCGACGCTGTCGTTGGGGACGGCGCTGAAGTTACCGTCGTCGCTGCCGGCGCAATTGCTCGGTCAACGCCCGGACGTGGTTGCCAGTCGCTGGCAAGTGGCGGCCCAGGCGCGGGGCATCGATGTCGCTCACGCAGGCTTCTACCCCAACGTCGATCTGGTCGGCAGCCTCGGTTACATGGCCACTGGCGGCGGTGCGCTGGAGTTCCTGACCGGCAAGAAGCTCAACTACAGCGTGGGACCTGCGATTACATTGCCGATTTTTGACGGCGGCCGCTTGCGTTCCGAGCTGGGTGAAGCCTCGGCCGGTTATGACATTGCCGTGGCCAAATACAACCAGACGCTGGTCAATGCGCTGAAGAACATCTCCGACCAGTTGATCCGCCGCGAGTCGATGGACAAGCAGCAAACGTTCGCCGCCGAATCGGTGGCCACGGCGCAGAAGACCTACGACATCGCGATGATCGCCTATCAACGTGGGCTCACCGACTACCTCAACGTACTCAATGCGCAGACTTTGCTGTTCAAGCAACAGCAAGTGCAGCAGCAGGTTCAGGCTGCGCGGTTGAGTGCTCATGCTGAGCTGGTGACTGCTTTGGGCGGAGGCCTTGGCGCTGGCAACGACGTCCCGAGTGCCGAGAAAACCCTGCCCCCGAAAACCCCGAGCCTTTTGAAGTGA
- a CDS encoding LysR family transcriptional regulator, with the protein MDTLQNMRAFSYVAEAGSFTAAAVQLDTTTANVSRAVSNLEAHLQTRLLNRTTRRIALTEAGKRYLLRCEQILAYVEEAEAEASDAHARPAGQLKVHTMTGIGQHFVIDAIARYRKTHPDVTFDLTMANRVPDLLDEGYDVSIVLASELPDSGFVSQRLGITYSIVCASPAYVKANGCAQKPSDLLNHMCLRLVSPVIPLEKWAFDGPEGQEMVTINSSPFLVNSADAMKTAITSGMGVGVLPVYAAIEGLRNGTLVRVMPKYRSQELNLYAIYPSRQYLDAKIKTWVEYLRGSLPEILAAHQAELAAYELSGSLGGARLAN; encoded by the coding sequence ATGGACACTTTGCAAAACATGCGCGCCTTCAGTTACGTGGCCGAGGCCGGCAGCTTCACCGCCGCCGCCGTACAACTGGACACCACCACGGCCAACGTCTCGCGCGCGGTCTCCAACCTGGAGGCCCACCTGCAAACCCGCCTGCTCAACCGCACCACCCGGCGCATTGCCTTGACCGAAGCGGGCAAGCGCTATCTGTTGCGCTGCGAGCAGATCCTGGCCTATGTCGAAGAAGCCGAAGCCGAGGCCAGCGACGCCCACGCGCGCCCGGCCGGGCAACTCAAGGTGCACACCATGACCGGCATCGGCCAGCACTTCGTGATCGACGCCATCGCTCGCTACCGCAAGACCCACCCCGACGTGACCTTCGACCTGACCATGGCCAACCGTGTGCCGGACTTGCTCGACGAGGGCTACGACGTGTCCATCGTGCTCGCCAGCGAACTGCCCGACTCGGGCTTCGTCTCCCAACGTTTGGGCATCACCTACAGCATCGTTTGCGCATCGCCCGCCTATGTAAAAGCCAACGGCTGCGCGCAGAAGCCCAGCGACTTGCTCAATCACATGTGCTTGCGCCTGGTGAGCCCGGTGATCCCGCTGGAAAAGTGGGCTTTCGATGGCCCCGAAGGCCAGGAAATGGTCACCATCAACAGCTCACCGTTCTTGGTGAACTCCGCTGACGCGATGAAGACAGCGATCACCAGCGGCATGGGGGTTGGGGTGTTGCCGGTGTATGCGGCGATTGAAGGGCTGCGCAACGGTACGCTGGTGCGGGTGATGCCAAAGTACCGCTCGCAGGAATTGAATCTGTATGCGATTTACCCGTCGCGGCAGTATCTGGACGCGAAGATCAAGACCTGGGTCGAATACTTGCGTGGATCGTTGCCGGAGATTCTGGCGGCGCATCAGGCGGAATTGGCGGCGTATGAATTGAGCGGCAGCTTGGGCGGGGCTCGGCTGGCGAACTGA
- a CDS encoding FUSC family protein gives MTPLPAPLRWLYSLEWRRGFFDWARSDGVTWVYIFKVLFAAFLTLWLAMRLELPQPRTAMITVFIVMQPQSGQVFAKSFYRFLGTLAGSAVMVVLIALFAQNTELFLGSLAIWVGLCTAGAAHCRNFRAYGFVLAGYTAAMVGLPALAHPDGAFMAAVWRVLEISLGILCSTLVSAAILPQTASAAMRNALYQRFGVFALFVTDGLRGRSRREAFEASNVRFIAEAVGLEGLRSVTVFEDPHMRRRNGRLSRLNSEFMGVTTRFNALHQLLERLRSSGADHVVAAIKPGLQDLAEVLDGFSGRALTSPDAARLTSALATYKDNLPARVRKLRASFQENDPSDAEQLDFHTAYELLYRFVDDLHSYAQTHASLADHSHERERWDEPFTPQTNWLASAASGIRAAFILVVLGSYWVATAWPSGATMTLIAAATVGLSAATPNPKRMAFQMACGTLLGALIGFVEMFFIFPWIDGFPLLCVMLAPVIVLGSFLTSRPQYAGVGLGLLIFFSTGSVPDNLTVYNPYAFINDYIAMVMGMLVCAAAGAIILPPNSRWLWRRLEQDLRGQVVYAISGKLKGLASSFESRTRDLLHQAYGLAAGQPQVQRDLLRWMLVVLEVGHAIIELRKEQAILPVHPAYAESQPWRQSIRVMGRSLVRLFLQPGQSNLERALVAVDHAIGRVQATDEPFAPHFDTSALRRVKSYLHFIRTSLLDPQSPLASYTTAKPQGLEHAS, from the coding sequence ATGACTCCCTTGCCCGCACCTTTGCGCTGGCTGTATTCCCTTGAATGGCGCCGGGGTTTCTTCGACTGGGCGCGCAGCGACGGCGTGACCTGGGTCTACATTTTCAAGGTGCTGTTCGCCGCATTCCTCACGTTGTGGCTGGCCATGCGTCTTGAATTGCCGCAACCACGCACCGCGATGATCACCGTGTTCATCGTCATGCAACCGCAAAGCGGCCAGGTGTTCGCCAAGAGTTTCTATCGCTTCCTTGGCACGTTGGCCGGGTCGGCGGTGATGGTCGTGCTGATTGCCTTGTTCGCGCAGAACACCGAACTGTTCCTCGGCTCGCTGGCAATCTGGGTCGGCCTGTGCACGGCTGGCGCAGCGCATTGTCGCAACTTTCGCGCCTATGGATTTGTGCTCGCCGGTTATACGGCGGCGATGGTTGGGCTGCCCGCTCTGGCTCACCCGGACGGCGCATTCATGGCTGCGGTCTGGCGAGTGCTGGAAATCTCTCTGGGGATTCTCTGCTCGACGCTGGTCAGCGCCGCGATCCTGCCGCAAACCGCCAGTGCGGCGATGCGCAATGCGTTGTATCAGCGCTTCGGCGTGTTCGCGTTGTTCGTCACCGATGGCTTGCGCGGTCGCAGTCGGCGCGAAGCGTTCGAAGCAAGCAACGTTCGGTTCATCGCCGAAGCGGTGGGCCTGGAAGGACTGCGCAGCGTCACGGTGTTCGAAGACCCGCACATGCGTCGGCGCAATGGGCGGCTCAGTCGCTTGAACAGCGAATTCATGGGCGTCACCACGCGCTTCAATGCCCTGCATCAGTTGCTCGAGCGCCTGCGCAGCAGTGGCGCCGATCATGTTGTCGCGGCGATCAAACCAGGGTTGCAGGACTTGGCCGAAGTGCTCGACGGTTTCAGCGGCCGTGCGCTGACCAGCCCTGATGCCGCTCGCCTGACCAGCGCCTTGGCGACCTATAAGGACAACTTGCCGGCGCGGGTGCGCAAGCTGCGGGCGAGCTTTCAGGAGAACGATCCGAGCGACGCCGAGCAGCTGGATTTTCACACCGCCTACGAACTGCTTTATCGCTTCGTCGACGACTTGCACAGTTATGCACAGACCCACGCGTCCCTGGCCGATCACAGCCACGAACGTGAACGCTGGGACGAACCCTTCACCCCGCAAACCAATTGGCTGGCCTCGGCCGCGTCGGGGATTCGCGCCGCGTTCATCCTTGTGGTGCTCGGCAGCTATTGGGTGGCCACCGCGTGGCCGAGCGGGGCTACCATGACCCTGATCGCTGCCGCCACCGTTGGCCTGTCAGCCGCGACGCCAAACCCCAAGCGCATGGCGTTTCAGATGGCCTGCGGGACCTTGCTCGGGGCGCTGATCGGCTTCGTCGAGATGTTTTTCATCTTTCCCTGGATCGACGGCTTTCCATTGCTTTGCGTGATGCTCGCGCCGGTGATCGTGCTCGGCTCGTTCCTCACTTCTCGGCCGCAATACGCCGGTGTCGGCCTGGGTTTGCTGATCTTCTTCAGCACCGGTTCGGTGCCGGACAACCTTACGGTCTACAACCCTTACGCCTTTATCAACGACTACATCGCCATGGTCATGGGCATGCTGGTGTGCGCGGCGGCCGGGGCAATCATTCTGCCGCCCAACAGCCGCTGGTTGTGGCGGCGGCTGGAGCAGGACTTGCGCGGGCAAGTGGTGTACGCCATCAGCGGCAAACTCAAAGGGCTGGCGTCGAGTTTCGAAAGCCGTACGCGGGACTTGCTGCATCAGGCCTATGGCCTCGCCGCAGGGCAGCCGCAGGTGCAGCGGGACTTGTTGCGCTGGATGTTGGTGGTGCTGGAAGTTGGCCACGCGATTATCGAACTGCGTAAGGAACAAGCGATTCTGCCGGTGCACCCGGCGTATGCCGAATCCCAGCCGTGGCGCCAGTCCATCCGGGTGATGGGGCGTTCGCTGGTGCGGCTGTTTCTGCAACCGGGCCAGAGCAATCTGGAGCGGGCGCTGGTCGCCGTCGACCACGCGATCGGCCGCGTGCAGGCCACCGACGAACCCTTTGCGCCGCACTTTGATACCTCCGCATTACGCCGGGTGAAGAGTTACCTGCACTTCATCCGCACCTCGTTGCTCGACCCGCAATCGCCGCTGGCTTCATACACCACTGCCAAGCCCCAAGGACTTGAACATGCCTCGTGA
- a CDS encoding DMT family transporter, whose protein sequence is MNLSLYLLTVLIWGTTWIALKWQLGVVAIPVSIVYRFGLAALVLFVMLLLSRRLQVMNRRGHLICLAQGLCLFCINFMCFLTASQWIPSGLVAVVFSTATLWNAFNARVFFGQKIARNVLMGGALGLLGLGLLFWPELAGHTASPETLLGLALALLGTLCFSAGNMLSSLQQRAGLKPLTTNAWGMAYGAAMLSVWCLVKGIPFDMEWNARYIGSLLYLVIPGSVIGFTAYLTLVGRMGPERAAYCTVLFPVVALNVSAFAEGYQWTAPALVGLVLVMLGNVLVFRKPKAPMVQGSGKLA, encoded by the coding sequence ATGAACCTCTCGCTATACCTGCTGACCGTATTGATCTGGGGCACCACCTGGATTGCCTTGAAATGGCAATTGGGCGTGGTGGCGATTCCGGTGTCGATCGTCTATCGCTTCGGCCTCGCCGCGCTGGTGCTGTTCGTGATGTTGTTGCTTAGCCGGCGTCTGCAAGTGATGAACCGTCGCGGGCATCTGATTTGCCTGGCGCAGGGGCTGTGCCTGTTCTGTATCAATTTCATGTGCTTCCTCACCGCCAGCCAGTGGATCCCCAGCGGTCTGGTCGCCGTGGTGTTTTCCACCGCCACGTTGTGGAACGCCTTCAATGCGCGGGTGTTCTTTGGCCAGAAAATCGCTCGAAACGTGTTGATGGGCGGTGCGTTGGGCTTGCTCGGCTTGGGCCTGTTGTTCTGGCCGGAGCTGGCCGGTCATACCGCCAGCCCGGAAACCTTGCTCGGGTTGGCTCTGGCGTTGCTCGGAACCTTGTGCTTCTCGGCGGGCAACATGCTGTCGAGTCTGCAGCAGAGGGCCGGCCTGAAACCCCTGACCACCAATGCATGGGGCATGGCTTATGGCGCAGCGATGTTGTCGGTGTGGTGCCTGGTCAAAGGTATCCCGTTCGACATGGAATGGAACGCCCGTTACATCGGCTCGTTGCTGTACCTGGTGATTCCGGGCTCGGTGATCGGCTTCACCGCCTACCTGACGCTGGTCGGGCGCATGGGGCCGGAGCGGGCGGCGTATTGCACCGTGTTATTCCCGGTGGTGGCGCTGAATGTGTCGGCGTTTGCCGAGGGCTATCAATGGACGGCGCCGGCATTGGTGGGGTTGGTGCTGGTGATGTTGGGCAATGTACTGGTGTTTCGTAAGCCCAAGGCACCGATGGTGCAGGGAAGCGGCAAATTGGCCTGA
- a CDS encoding DUF6124 family protein, translating to MFKATPNPPQADDTSPYESLDSKKLNEAAERALDHYLKPPPKQPEGRKPSRMFQVAPDMDNESLLAHVCESLASASVMTSDIAAYVDAPQRHTLLAIQQVIMLAELAVNRVLDNVDVPKPAPHS from the coding sequence ATGTTTAAAGCCACACCGAATCCGCCTCAGGCGGACGACACTTCCCCCTACGAATCCCTCGATTCCAAGAAACTCAACGAAGCCGCCGAACGCGCGCTCGACCACTACCTCAAGCCTCCACCCAAACAACCCGAAGGCCGCAAACCAAGCAGGATGTTTCAGGTCGCACCGGACATGGACAACGAAAGCCTGCTGGCCCATGTCTGCGAATCCCTGGCCTCGGCCAGCGTCATGACCAGCGACATTGCCGCCTATGTCGACGCCCCGCAGCGGCACACGCTCCTGGCGATCCAGCAAGTCATCATGCTGGCCGAACTGGCGGTGAACCGGGTGCTGGATAACGTCGACGTACCGAAGCCTGCGCCACATAGCTGA
- a CDS encoding LysR substrate-binding domain-containing protein produces the protein MSRQLHAQTYVWLHVFSCAARHLSFTRCAEELHITPGAVSQQIRQLEERLGFRLFHRRARGVELSAQGQRLAITVNEAYGSIDAELRRLDAGMISGILRVRSIPSFLSKWLTPRLPRLQQRFPDIQLRLVAEDSSVPLHEGDFDLAIDLNDGSYPGLLSTALLDEQIFPVCAPSLLRGRPPLHGPADLMHFPLLHDITAWRGSYEYAEWEFYLNAIGFEGADVRRGHTFNRNHLTIEAAIAGMGVAIARRTLLNDELERGTLIVPFGLAVPNHKRYVLLYAPGALSHPGVRAVHDWLVEEAGIFRDLHPLGGVADVTICD, from the coding sequence ATGAGTCGTCAATTGCACGCCCAGACTTATGTCTGGCTGCACGTGTTTTCCTGTGCCGCGCGGCACCTGTCGTTCACCCGTTGCGCCGAAGAACTGCACATCACGCCGGGTGCGGTCAGTCAGCAAATTAGGCAACTGGAAGAGCGGCTGGGGTTTCGCCTGTTTCACCGTCGCGCCCGTGGGGTGGAATTGAGTGCGCAGGGCCAGCGCCTGGCCATTACGGTCAACGAGGCTTACGGCAGCATCGACGCAGAATTGCGACGACTGGATGCGGGAATGATCAGCGGGATTTTGCGGGTGCGTTCGATTCCCTCGTTCCTGAGCAAATGGCTGACCCCGCGTTTGCCGCGTTTGCAGCAGCGTTTTCCGGACATTCAATTGCGCCTGGTGGCGGAGGACAGCAGCGTGCCGTTGCACGAGGGAGATTTCGACCTGGCGATCGATCTGAATGACGGCAGCTATCCCGGATTGTTATCCACAGCCTTGCTCGACGAGCAGATATTTCCGGTGTGCGCCCCGAGCCTGTTGCGAGGGCGTCCGCCGCTGCACGGCCCGGCAGACTTGATGCACTTCCCGTTGTTGCATGACATCACCGCGTGGCGCGGTAGCTACGAGTACGCGGAATGGGAGTTTTACCTCAATGCCATCGGTTTCGAAGGTGCGGACGTGCGGCGCGGGCACACCTTCAACCGCAATCACCTGACCATCGAAGCGGCGATTGCCGGGATGGGTGTGGCGATTGCTAGACGAACGCTGCTTAACGATGAGCTGGAACGGGGCACGCTGATCGTGCCGTTTGGCCTGGCGGTGCCAAATCACAAGCGCTACGTGCTGCTCTACGCGCCGGGTGCGCTGAGCCATCCGGGCGTACGCGCGGTGCATGACTGGCTGGTGGAAGAGGCGGGGATTTTTCGTGACCTGCATCCGCTGGGGGGCGTGGCAGATGTGACCATTTGTGACTGA
- a CDS encoding 2-hydroxyacid dehydrogenase: MKKTVLAFSRITPPMIERLQQDFDVIVPNPKNGDIAAQFNEALPHAHGLIGVGRKLGRAQLENASKLEVVSSVSVGYDNYDLAYFNERGIMLTNTPDVLTESTADLAFALLMSSARRVAELDAWTKAGQWQATVGAPLFGSDVHGKTLGIVGMGNIGAAIARRGRLGFNMPVIYSGNSRKTALEQELGAQFRSLDQLLAEADFVCLVVPLSEKTRHLISHRELALMKPSAILVNIARGPVVDEPALVEALQNNRIRGAGLDVYEKEPLAESPLFQLKNAVTLPHIGSATHETREAMANRALANLRSALLGERPQDLVNPQVWKG; the protein is encoded by the coding sequence ATGAAAAAAACCGTCCTCGCCTTCAGCCGCATCACCCCGCCCATGATCGAACGCCTGCAACAGGATTTCGATGTGATCGTGCCGAACCCGAAAAACGGCGACATCGCCGCCCAGTTCAACGAAGCCCTGCCCCACGCCCACGGCCTGATCGGCGTTGGTCGCAAACTCGGCCGGGCGCAACTGGAGAACGCCAGCAAACTGGAAGTGGTGTCCAGTGTCTCCGTCGGCTACGACAACTATGACCTCGCCTACTTCAACGAACGCGGGATCATGCTCACCAACACCCCCGACGTGCTCACCGAAAGCACCGCCGACCTGGCCTTCGCCCTGCTCATGAGCAGCGCCCGCCGCGTCGCCGAACTGGACGCCTGGACCAAGGCTGGCCAATGGCAAGCCACCGTCGGTGCACCGTTATTCGGTAGCGATGTGCATGGCAAAACCTTAGGGATAGTCGGCATGGGCAACATCGGCGCGGCCATTGCCCGTCGTGGTCGACTGGGCTTCAACATGCCGGTCATCTACAGCGGCAACAGCCGCAAGACCGCACTGGAACAGGAACTCGGCGCACAGTTCCGTAGCCTGGATCAACTGCTGGCCGAAGCCGATTTCGTCTGCCTGGTGGTGCCGCTCAGCGAAAAAACCAGGCACCTGATCAGCCACCGCGAACTGGCACTGATGAAACCGAGCGCCATTCTGGTGAACATCGCCCGTGGCCCGGTGGTAGACGAGCCGGCGCTGGTCGAAGCGCTGCAAAACAACCGGATTCGTGGCGCCGGGCTGGACGTTTACGAGAAAGAACCACTGGCTGAATCACCGCTGTTCCAACTGAAAAACGCCGTGACCCTGCCGCATATCGGCTCGGCCACGCACGAAACCCGCGAAGCCATGGCCAACCGTGCGTTGGCTAACTTGCGCAGTGCCTTGTTGGGTGAAAGACCGCAGGATCTGGTGAACCCACAAGTGTGGAAAGGCTGA
- a CDS encoding HPF/RaiA family ribosome-associated protein, with amino-acid sequence MQIQVNSDNHIQSSKRLEEWVRTTIESTLERYEEDLTRVEVHLRDENGDKPGPHDMRCQLEARPKGHQPISVTHKADSLELAIDGAAEKLEHALEHMFGKLRGKPRAAVVPFDRGAHADALLEDEFLENEQAALNG; translated from the coding sequence ATGCAAATCCAAGTCAATAGCGATAACCATATTCAAAGCAGTAAACGACTGGAGGAGTGGGTACGTACTACCATTGAGAGCACGCTCGAACGTTATGAAGAGGACCTGACCCGCGTCGAGGTCCATCTGCGGGACGAGAACGGCGACAAGCCTGGTCCCCATGACATGCGCTGCCAGCTGGAAGCGCGGCCAAAAGGCCATCAACCGATTTCCGTCACCCATAAAGCTGACTCCCTGGAACTGGCGATCGACGGGGCAGCCGAAAAACTTGAACATGCGCTGGAGCATATGTTTGGCAAATTACGCGGCAAACCACGCGCCGCTGTGGTGCCGTTCGATAGGGGCGCTCATGCCGATGCGCTGCTTGAGGATGAGTTTCTCGAGAACGAACAGGCTGCGCTCAATGGCTGA
- a CDS encoding DUF1656 domain-containing protein, with amino-acid sequence MPREIAFHGVYMPTMTLMFFIAAALAWALDRFLSGFDLYRFFWHPALLRLSLFTCLFGALALTVYR; translated from the coding sequence ATGCCTCGTGAAATCGCCTTCCACGGCGTGTACATGCCGACCATGACCCTGATGTTTTTCATTGCGGCGGCGCTGGCCTGGGCGCTGGACCGGTTCTTGTCCGGGTTCGATCTGTACCGCTTCTTCTGGCACCCGGCGCTGCTGCGCCTGAGCCTGTTTACCTGTCTGTTCGGCGCCTTGGCGCTGACTGTCTACCGTTGA
- a CDS encoding helix-turn-helix transcriptional regulator: MAALETLQVFQALNRSPNARLEHSAELGDGMAAALWSNHHDAQDYEAPSHHTLSCYIAGGTGTFRRDQPGTKGGPDKLCILPADHQSGWVINGDIRLAHLYFSPEQFAVGCVTLLDREPRELQLRERTFLEDPQQVRHFRQLISLNWDEPGERLLTSSLAHEMLSHALLSQVGVRQGLRLKGGLAAHQRRQLVEFIDSQLAEAISLGQLASLCALSEYHFARMFRVSFGLPPHQYVLARRLRRARELLRASSQPLGEIALACGFASASHFTNRFRQALGGTPGEYRQAFLR, encoded by the coding sequence ATGGCCGCACTGGAAACGTTGCAAGTCTTTCAAGCCCTCAACCGCTCGCCCAATGCTCGCCTGGAGCACAGCGCCGAGCTCGGTGACGGCATGGCTGCGGCTTTGTGGAGCAACCACCATGACGCCCAGGACTACGAAGCGCCGAGCCATCACACTTTGTCGTGCTACATCGCCGGCGGCACCGGCACCTTTCGCCGCGACCAGCCCGGCACCAAGGGCGGCCCGGACAAGCTGTGCATTCTGCCGGCCGACCATCAGTCAGGCTGGGTGATCAACGGCGACATTCGCCTGGCCCACCTGTATTTCAGCCCCGAACAATTTGCCGTTGGTTGCGTCACGTTGCTGGATCGCGAGCCACGGGAATTGCAGTTGCGCGAGCGCACGTTCCTCGAAGACCCGCAGCAAGTACGGCACTTTCGGCAGTTGATCAGCCTCAACTGGGACGAACCCGGCGAACGCCTGCTCACCAGCAGCCTGGCCCACGAGATGCTCAGCCACGCCTTGCTCAGCCAGGTTGGTGTGCGTCAGGGCCTGCGCCTCAAGGGTGGATTGGCGGCGCATCAGCGGCGGCAACTGGTGGAGTTCATCGACAGTCAGTTGGCGGAGGCGATCAGCCTTGGGCAATTGGCGAGCTTGTGCGCGCTGTCGGAATATCACTTTGCGCGGATGTTTCGTGTGAGCTTCGGCTTGCCGCCGCATCAGTATGTGTTGGCGCGGCGTCTGAGGCGCGCGCGGGAGTTGTTGCGCGCATCGTCGCAGCCGTTGGGAGAGATTGCGCTGGCGTGCGGGTTTGCCAGTGCGAGCCATTTCACCAACCGGTTTCGACAGGCGTTGGGTGGGACGCCTGGGGAGTATCGGCAGGCGTTTTTACGCTAG